One genomic region from Bombus terrestris chromosome 15, iyBomTerr1.2, whole genome shotgun sequence encodes:
- the LOC105666567 gene encoding sodium-coupled monocarboxylate transporter 1 yields MTIGASSMVIDYLVFVGCIIAAFVIPLWGKFRGRRKETTKADYVFATGNVSMGAMMLSIARGTLGVRSFLGYPSELYYRGSAMWETIYGMLLAYPIVCFIFVPVYYSLGITSVYQYLDMRFNSKLVRCLASFSYVIRSLLNLAVTIFTPCVALKAVIGLPYWTSILGITSISVVFSVMGGLKAAILSDVIQGVTMIGVSLVIIAKGSADIGPDKILNVTYERGRLDFFNTNLDPTLRVTTLSATLGQLFMSLSIFGCQQNFVQRYCSMTSQRKVIKTMLANMPIIFVLFSLSWVVGMVIFANYADCDPLTLGYISKFDEIVPFYVEDKFLNFPGLLGLVMATLFNSALTLAVSNLNSLATVTFEDFLGQIPALRELKDKQQLHLIKVISVIYGVLIIGVSFLVAMLSGVIESSLLMTSATSGPLLGVFVLAMLVPCANWKGAATGMIFSHVTTLWITFGHLSIGNMHKAESLPLSTENCQNDTFSPWVTQPDRLLYAALNVTNNQDQNVPLLNAIQATSARGPLEYLYSITYMYYALIGSLSTVIVGIIVSLLTANPQEDMYEQHLLHPLAVKISRHFPGRRRLYASSTRLQNEQNAANATASSSVTSIANAAEKTAPLQGIVDDTGKLHINVGYMEKLNALKNVSLDVTNEVSKGTRL; encoded by the exons ATGACGATCGGCGCGTCGTCCATGGTAATCGACTATCTGGTGTTCGTCGGCTGTATCATCGCCGCGTTTGTCATTCCGCTATGGGGCAAATTTCGTGGCCGTCGAAAGGAAACCACCAAAGCGGACTATGTATTCGCCACCGGAAACGTCTCGATGGGCGCCATGATGTTGTCCATCGCCCGTGGCACCCTTGGTGTCCGATCTTTCCTCGGCTATCCGTCAGAGCTGTATTACAGAGGTAGCGCCATGTGGGAGACCATCTATGGTATGCTGCTCGCGTATCCCATCGTGTGCTTCATCTTCGTCCCTGTTTACTACAGCCTCGGCATCACGTCAGTCTATCAGTATCTAGATATGAG GTTCAACTCGAAGCTAGTCAGATGCCTCGCGAGCTTCTCTTACGTGATACGTAGCCTGTTGAACTTGGCCGTCACGATATTCACGCCTTGCGTCGCTCTGAAGGCTGTGATTGGCTTGCCGTACTGGACCAGTATCTTGGGGATCACCTCGATATCCGTCGTCTTCAGCGTTATG GGTGGTTTGAAAGCAGCCATCCTCTCGGATGTCATACAAGGAGTGACGATGATCGGCGTTTCGCTCGTGATAATCGCTAAGGGTTCCGCTGATATCGGACCTGATAAGATTTTGAACGTGACGTACGAACGTGGTCGATTAGATTTTTTCAA CACAAATTTGGATCCCACCCTCCGAGTGACGACTCTGTCAGCAACTTTGGGTCAATTATTCATGAGCCTGTCCATCTTCGGCTGCCAGCAGAACTTTGTACAACGATACTGTAGCATGACTAGTCAACGGAAAGTCATAAA GACCATGTTAGCCAACATGCCGATAATCTTCGTCTTGTTCTCTCTCTCCTGGGTGGTTGGCATGGTAATCTTCGCTAACTACGCGGACTGCGATCCTCTCACACTAGGATACATCTCGAAATTCGACGAGATCGTGCCGTTCTACGTAGAAGACAAGTTCCTTAACTTCCCCGGTTTGTTGGGTCTCGTGATGGCTACTCTATTCAACAGCGCGCTCACCTTGGCGGTATCGAACCTCAACTCTCTAGCCACGGTCACGTTCGAGGACTTCCTTGGTCAGATACCCGCACTCAGGGAGTTGAAAGATAAGCAGCAGCTACACCTCATCAAGGTGATCAGCGTTATCTACGGCGTGCTGATAATAGGCGTGAGCTTTCTCGTGGCGATGTTGTCGGGAGTAATCGAGTCGTCGTTGCTGATGACATCGGCGACTTCCGGTCCATTGCTTGGCGTATTTGTGTTGGCTATGTTGGTTCCCTGTGCCAACTGGAAGGGTGCTGCGACTGGGATGATCTTCAGCCACGTGACCACTTTGTGGATAACCTTCGGACACTTGAGTATCGGCAATATGCACAAGGCGGAATCGCTTCCTCTGTCGACGGAGAACTGTCAGAACGACACGTTCTCTCCTTGGGTCACGCAGCCTGATCGCTTGTTGTACGCGGCGCTCAACGTCACGAACAATCAGGATCAAAACGTGCCATTACTTAACGCGATCCAGGCAACATCTGCTAGAGGTCCACtcgaatatttatatagtatcacgtacATGTATTACGCGCTCATAGGAAGTCTGTCGACGGTGATCGTCGGTATTATCGTGAGTCTGTTGACGGCCAATCCACAAGAAGACATGTACGAGCAACATCTGCTTCATCCATTAGCGGTGAAGATATCCAGACACTTCCCAGGAAGACGAAGATTGTACGCGAGCAGCACGCGGTTACAGAACGAGCAGAACGCAGCGAATGCGACTGCTTCCTCGTCGGTGACCTCGATCGCGAATGCTGCGGAAAAGACTGCTCCTCTTCAAGGAATCGTCGATGATACTGGGAAGCTTCACATCAACGTCGGTTACATGGAGAAGCTTAATGCGCTCAAGAACGTCTCGCTTGATGTGACCAACGAGGTCAGCAAAGGAACAAGGCTTTGA